The following are encoded in a window of Sminthopsis crassicaudata isolate SCR6 chromosome 3, ASM4859323v1, whole genome shotgun sequence genomic DNA:
- the SMIM12 gene encoding small integral membrane protein 12, with the protein MWPLFWTAFRAYAPYVTFPVAFVVGAVGYHLEWVIRGKSPQPIEEEKSISERREDRKLEELLGKDLTQVVSLKDKFEFAPKAVLNRNRPEKS; encoded by the coding sequence ATGTGGCCTTTATTTTGGACAGCGTTTCGAGCCTACGCTCCCTATGTCACGTTCCCTGTGGCCTTTGTGGTGGGGGCTGTGGGCTACCACCTGGAGTGGGTCATCAGGGGGAAGTCGCCCCAGCCTATAGAGGAGGAGAAGAGCATCTCAGAGCGCCGGGAAGACCGAAAGTTGGAAGAGCTGTTAGGCAAGGACCTCACGCAGGTGGTGAGCCTTAAGGACAAGTTTGAATTTGCTCCCAAAGCTGTATTGAACAGAAATCGTCCTGAGAAGAGCTAA